A window of the Streptomyces sp. NBC_00454 genome harbors these coding sequences:
- a CDS encoding flavin reductase family protein, giving the protein MAATVVRYLRSVGSPTSAAAEPGAESVDALPRPDLRAVGEDERAPVSPAEFRAVLGNFASGVTIITAPPGEGEDGPAGFACQSFASLSLDPPLVTFMVARTSTTWPRIARAGVFCVNILGAEQGELCRSFAVSGADKFAGVAHTPAPATGSPQLEAVPAWIDCRIHAVHTGGDHLIVVGKVVAMGAAGEGDPLLFHKGRFGRFAD; this is encoded by the coding sequence ATGGCGGCCACCGTCGTCCGATACCTCAGGTCAGTCGGCTCCCCCACCTCCGCCGCCGCGGAGCCCGGGGCCGAGTCCGTCGACGCATTGCCGCGCCCCGATCTGCGGGCCGTGGGCGAGGACGAGCGCGCGCCCGTCAGCCCCGCCGAATTCCGGGCCGTACTGGGGAACTTCGCCAGTGGGGTCACGATCATCACCGCCCCGCCCGGCGAGGGCGAGGACGGTCCGGCCGGCTTCGCCTGCCAGTCCTTCGCCTCGCTCTCCCTCGACCCGCCGCTGGTCACCTTCATGGTGGCCCGTACGTCGACCACCTGGCCCCGCATCGCGCGCGCCGGGGTGTTCTGCGTCAACATCCTCGGCGCCGAACAGGGCGAGCTGTGCCGCTCGTTCGCCGTCAGCGGCGCCGACAAGTTCGCCGGGGTGGCCCACACGCCCGCCCCCGCCACCGGATCGCCCCAGCTCGAAGCGGTGCCCGCGTGGATCGACTGCCGGATCCACGCCGTGCACACCGGCGGGGACCACCTCATCGTCGTCGGCAAGGTCGTGGCCATGGGCGCGGCCGGCGAGGGCGACCCGCTCCTCTTCCACAAGGGCCGCTTCGGCCGCTTCGCCGACTGA